In a genomic window of Lathamus discolor isolate bLatDis1 chromosome 4, bLatDis1.hap1, whole genome shotgun sequence:
- the GPR15 gene encoding G-protein coupled receptor 15 — protein MGTAWPEMELTQFSPMTTVTFNYNYYYYYYDDNCPYQNLQHMSTFLPILYTALFLVGIVGNSILIAALVFKRRVQRLIDIFIINLAASDFIFLITLPLWVDKEASDGSWRVGAFLCKTSSYVISVNMYCSILLLTCMSADRYLAIIHPSIARRLRTRSYCSGLCICVWLLSCCLGMPTLLSRELKKHYGKTYCTDKAVTEAKQIMSLMLLILAFFFPLLSILTFYCSITKRLCVHYQRTGKHDKKLRKSIKIVSIVVAAFVISWVPFNLFKLMAILLGLMKQPDCFPDMVAQLGMKVSSPFAFANSCANPFIYYCFDNYIRRAMLRCLCPWVKSSSSGSNLDTLDTRLSHSLSNFIAGENAARKRKRSVSL, from the coding sequence atggggacagcttGGCCAGAAATGGAACTCACCCAGTTTTCACCCATGACTACAGTCACTTTCAACTacaactactactactactactacgaTGACAACTGCCCATATCAGAACCTGCAACATATGTCTACTTTTCTCCCTATCCTGTACACTGCCCTGTTCCTGGTGGGCATTGTCGGCAACTCCATCCTGATAGCAGCCTTGGTCTTCAAGCGACGGGTCCAGAGGCTGATTGACATCTTTATCATCAACCTCGCTGCATCTGACTTCATCTTCCTCATTACACTTCCGCTCTGGGTGGACAAGGAGGCATCAGACGGGAGCTGGAGGGTAGGAGCTTTCCTCTGTAAAACTAGTTCCTATGTCATCTCAGTCAACATGTactgcagcatcctcctcctcacctgTATGAGTGCTGACCGGTACCTCGCCATCATCCATCCCTCTATCGCCAGACGGTTGAGAACAAGATCCTATTGCAGTGGACTCTGCATCTGTGTCTGGTTATTATCCTGCTGCTTAGGAATGCCAACCCTTTTGTCCAGAGAACTGAAGAAGCACTATGGAAAGACTTACTGCACAGACAAAGCCGTGACAGAAGCCAAGCAGATTATGTCACTGATGCTTTTAATCCTGGCCTTCTTCTTCCCACTGTTGAGTATCTTAACCTTTTACTGCTCCATCACCAAAAGACTCTGTGTGCATTATCAGAGAACTGGGAAACATGATAAGAAATTGAGAAAATCCATCAAGATTGTCTCCATTGTAGTAGCAGCTTTTGTTATCTCCTGGGTTCCCTTCAATCTTTTCAAGCTTATGGCCATTCTTCTGGGACTCATGAAGCAGCCTGATTGTTTTCCTGACATGGTTGCCCAGCTGGGTATGAAGGTGAGCAGCCCTTTTGCTTTTGCCAATAGCTGTGCCAACCCTTTCATTTACTATTGCTTTGACAACTACATCCGCAGAGCCATGCTTCGGTGCCTGTGCCCATgggtgaaaagcagcagcagtggcagcaacTTGGATACTCTGGACACTCGCCTGAGCCACTCCTTATCGAATTTTATTGCCGGGGAGAATGCCGCTAGGAAGAGGAAGCGCTCTGTGTCCCTCTGA